In Ipomoea triloba cultivar NCNSP0323 chromosome 7, ASM357664v1, a single genomic region encodes these proteins:
- the LOC116025654 gene encoding uncharacterized protein LOC116025654: protein MSVGTDSDDLQALATAQRRELMAAEAMESDFEFAFHLQLQEALNASLSLQPSTSTDLPAIPPDNKPSSSAAAAADGESLSYTAALSQELVKFQQELDDQKLSVTEFKKIRDDLHRRIHDQKFAEEIMRIPEDEWEDWGGDFERPFGEGSSKSVNSEVFRVYFKGLIEKCGPKHVLGGIGVAICDSSDQLLFELSKPLLGSELNRHCVEFKALIEGLNAALSLELKRVVFYCDYRPIHRFVTGHWSPKQRKVAALVNQVNALRGKFVVCNPSFVARNEIKFVFKSAREALDSQVKKQAESTASRAVRETCVICLEDVEAVEIFSVDGCMHRYCISCMKQHIEVKLLHGVLPVCPHDGCNSELRIDSCRKILTPKLINILNQRIKEASIPDGEKVYCPYPKCSELMSKSEAWEYSRGAVVRSILINGARTCTKCKSQFCINCKVPWHDKISCNEYKRMHPSPPEDVKLKSLAAKNLWRQCVKCNHMIELAAGCYHMTCRCGYEFCYTCGAEWKDKKQTCTCPLWDEDYIIDSDEDDDFEDDDYYDDMEDFGSESDYDEVDYW from the exons ATGTCGGTTGGTACAGACTCCGACGACCTCCAAGCTCTCGCCACCGCGCAACGCCGTGAACTCATGGCGGCGGAAGCCATGGAATCCGACTTCGAATTCGCATTCCACCTCCAACTCCAGGAAGCCTTAAACGCCTCCCTCTCCCTGCAGCCTTCCACCTCCACCGATCTCCCGGCGATACCGCCTGACAACAAACCGTCAtcatccgccgccgccgccgccgacggTGAAAGTCTGAGTTACACCGCCGCCCTGTCGCAGGAGCTTGTGAAATTCCAGCAAGAGCTCGATGACCAGAAGCTTTCGGTGACGGAGTTCAAGAAAATCCGAGACGATCTTCACCGTCGGATTCACGACCAGAAGTTCGCCGAGGAGATCATGCGGATTCCGGAGGATGAGTGGGAAGATTGGGGCGGCGACTTTGAGCGGCCGTTTGGGGAAGGGAGTTCTAAGAGTGTAAACTCGGAGGTTTTTAGGGTTTATTTTAAAGGTTTGATCGAAAAATGTGGCCCGAAACACGTTTTGGGTGGGATTGGCGTTGCAATTTGCGATTCCAGTGATCAGTTGCTATTTGAATTGAGTAAACCGTTGCTAGGAAGTGAATTAAATCGACATTGCGTCGAGTTTAAGGCCTTAATAGAGGGTTTGAACGCTGCACTCTCCTTGGAATTGAAGAGAGTTGTGTTCTATTGCGATTACCGGCCCATACACCGTTTT GTTACAGGCCATTGGTCACCTAAACAGCGAAAGGTTGCAGCTTTAGTGAATCAAGTGAATGCGTTACGGGGGAAATTTGTAGTGTGCAACCCATCTTTTGTGGCTCGAAACGAAATTAAGTTTGTTTTTAAATCTGCACGGGAAGCGTTGGATTCTCAAGTTAAGAAACAGGCAGAGTCTACTGCTTCTAGGGCCGTGCGTGAGACTTGTGTGATTTGCTTAGAGGATGTGGAAGCTGTCGAGATTTTCTCGGTTGATGGTTGCATGCATCGATATTGCATATCTTGCATGAAGCAACATATAGAAGTGAAATTGCTTCATGGGGTGTTGCCTGTGTGTCCTCACGATGGCTGTAATTCGGAACTGAGAATTGATAGCTGTAGGAAAATTTTGACGCCTAAgcttattaatattttgaaccaaCGCATCAAGGAAGCTTCGATTCCTGATGGAGAGAAAGTCTATTGTCCTTATCCCAAGTGCTCTGAACTGATGTCGAAAAGTGAGGCTTGGGAATACTCAAGAGGGGCCGTTGTACGCTCCATATTAATAAATGGAGCTAGGACGTGCACAAAATGTAAGAGTCAGTTTTGTATTAATTGCAAAGTTCCATGGCATGATAAAATTAGTTGCAATGAGTACAAGAGAATGCATCCAAGCCCCCCAGAAGATGTGAAGCTGAAGAGTTTGGCTGCCAAGAATCTGTGGCGACAATGTGTGAAATGCAACCATATGATTGAACTAGCTGCCGGGTGCTACCACATGACTTGCAG ATGTGGCTATGAGTTTTGCTACACTTGTGGAGCTGAGTGGAAAGACAAGAAACAAACTTGCACGTGCCCTCTTTGGGATGAGGATTACATCATAGATTCAGACGAGGATGATGACTTCGAGGACGATGACTATTATGATGATATGGAAGATTTTGGTTCCGAGTCAGACTATGATGAAGTTGATTACTGGTGA